In Sphingobium sp. Z007, one DNA window encodes the following:
- a CDS encoding phage major capsid protein has protein sequence MNENIQKLFDELATKANSADAVTKAEVQTLYAEIKSLQDKQADQEAQIEAQNELLARKSATKSQTVDATDDLRAAKFAFVKGRHAVTDGDIKADEFSRTVNVEGGHTIPTHFDSEITRALSKASPIRALARVLSVSGNLERIIKVKTSGAAVTKAEKAAYELNTVDTFAKLRWGFADVTDQQRHTAWVSDEPESVLNLAQELQDSMVLNISEKESDQFLNGTTQNNVEDVAGVTSTRMGLLAQTLSTGTVNKFTDNFGVLAKVEAPAVNGDGTGALSDAVLVLRSTLHSNYLAGAVLVISSDFELKVMQEKDKNGRPVWAPADASISGLPGGTIYGVRYVVDDMMPTVAESVAGAKPAAILADFKKAYTIADYGTMKWVVDPITEPQFVKYSARRRTGAAIVDYKAIRALVLTAA, from the coding sequence GTGAACGAGAATATCCAGAAGCTGTTTGACGAACTGGCGACCAAGGCCAATTCAGCAGACGCAGTAACCAAGGCAGAGGTCCAGACCCTCTATGCCGAAATCAAATCCCTACAGGACAAGCAGGCCGATCAGGAAGCGCAGATTGAAGCGCAGAACGAGTTGCTGGCGCGCAAGTCCGCCACCAAGTCCCAGACTGTTGATGCAACCGACGACCTGCGCGCTGCTAAGTTCGCATTCGTAAAGGGCCGTCACGCTGTCACCGACGGTGACATTAAGGCCGATGAATTCAGCCGCACGGTCAACGTAGAAGGTGGCCACACCATCCCTACCCACTTCGACAGCGAGATCACTCGCGCTTTGTCGAAGGCAAGCCCAATCCGAGCACTGGCGCGCGTCCTTTCCGTTTCTGGCAATTTGGAACGCATCATCAAGGTCAAGACCTCTGGTGCTGCCGTCACCAAGGCTGAAAAGGCGGCCTATGAACTGAACACCGTCGATACCTTCGCCAAGCTGCGTTGGGGTTTCGCCGATGTTACCGATCAGCAGCGCCACACCGCATGGGTTTCGGACGAGCCTGAGAGCGTTCTGAATCTCGCGCAGGAACTACAGGACAGCATGGTCCTGAACATCTCCGAAAAGGAGAGCGACCAGTTCCTCAACGGCACCACCCAGAACAACGTTGAAGACGTTGCTGGCGTGACCTCCACCCGCATGGGCCTGCTGGCACAGACCCTATCTACGGGCACCGTCAACAAGTTCACCGATAACTTCGGCGTTCTGGCGAAGGTCGAGGCACCTGCCGTGAACGGTGACGGCACCGGCGCGCTGAGCGACGCCGTTCTGGTCCTGCGTTCGACCCTTCACAGCAACTACCTCGCTGGTGCTGTTCTCGTCATCTCGTCCGACTTTGAACTCAAGGTCATGCAGGAGAAGGATAAGAATGGCCGTCCAGTGTGGGCACCTGCCGATGCGTCGATCTCCGGCCTGCCCGGCGGAACCATTTATGGCGTCCGCTATGTCGTGGACGACATGATGCCAACGGTCGCGGAATCCGTTGCCGGTGCGAAGCCTGCTGCGATCCTCGCGGACTTCAAGAAGGCATACACCATCGCGGATTATGGCACGATGAAGTGGGTTGTTGACCCAATCACCGAACCGCAGTTTGTGAAGTATAGCGCACGTCGCCGCACTGGTGCAGCGATTGTTGACTATAAGGCGATCCGCGCTCTGGTCCTGACCGCCGCCTAA
- a CDS encoding phage tail tube protein, translating into MAINPSDTEFAIVKEAVAGTTPATPAFVRLETIVGSNLNATADPIVSATRRKGRTNAGQRLVNPRVEGTLNTEFTADDAATDLLLESAFSGTFDEDGLLKAGTTETDLTFERKWIDGATNMFTRYFGCQVSEFTLTAEFGGIVTADFTILGRGRATPSNNAIPGATYADASTAPKFAGPDVKNINIGGLGEVDYSTLTLTVTQDRATQGKLGSAFARGIGTAGKSIELVALLYRKDFGPENLIQNGIENPAVSIQFDIEFNGAGYRIIIPAAQPSFPEDSEDGANQMVSVTFSPLGDSVSGTDIMIQKLPAA; encoded by the coding sequence ATGGCGATTAATCCATCAGATACCGAATTTGCGATTGTGAAGGAAGCCGTTGCCGGGACTACGCCAGCGACTCCTGCCTTCGTCCGTCTTGAAACCATTGTTGGTTCCAACCTCAACGCAACTGCTGACCCAATCGTTAGTGCAACCCGACGCAAGGGCCGCACCAATGCCGGTCAGCGCCTCGTCAATCCTCGCGTTGAAGGCACTCTCAATACAGAATTCACCGCCGACGATGCGGCAACTGACCTACTTCTGGAAAGCGCCTTTTCGGGCACCTTCGATGAGGACGGCTTGCTCAAAGCGGGCACGACCGAAACCGATCTGACCTTTGAACGAAAGTGGATCGACGGTGCTACGAATATGTTCACCCGCTACTTCGGCTGTCAGGTTTCGGAGTTCACGTTGACCGCTGAGTTTGGTGGCATCGTAACAGCAGACTTCACGATTCTCGGTCGCGGTCGCGCTACCCCATCGAACAATGCCATTCCTGGCGCTACCTATGCGGACGCATCGACGGCCCCCAAGTTCGCTGGTCCTGACGTGAAGAACATCAACATCGGTGGCCTGGGTGAAGTTGATTATTCGACCCTGACGCTAACGGTCACGCAGGATCGCGCGACGCAGGGCAAGCTAGGATCGGCCTTTGCCCGTGGCATCGGCACCGCCGGTAAGAGCATCGAACTGGTCGCCCTGCTTTACCGCAAAGACTTTGGCCCTGAAAACCTGATCCAGAATGGTATCGAGAACCCAGCCGTCAGCATCCAGTTTGACATCGAGTTCAACGGCGCAGGCTACAGGATCATCATTCCTGCTGCTCAGCCGTCCTTCCCTGAGGATAGCGAAGATGGCGCGAACCAGATGGTCAGTGTGACCTTCTCGCCGCTCGGCGATTCCGTGTCGGGCACGGACATCATGATCCAGAAGTTGCCAGCCGCCTAA
- the mauJ gene encoding methylamine utilization protein MauJ, which produces MSEPADTTAPPPWQLQLPDRASLIVGELAKRGHWIVATLATGMPLPVETHKVVYLEQDFWIIPPTQDSSPAVAMRVEQSATNEHRTKMMRFLSALSWSQGYGIRVSGFGGGSMPFLSSGRGIGGYALIADFVVRDLPEPDAQGQLALALMREARGLDHSAYSFLTFYRVLEATLPNGRVRGAWITDAFDKLEGQAKEALAKVRARGIDDVGAHIQRARRQAIAHAAEQPIMDPDDYSVVRELYEELPLIQGLAERAVEEILGIMTPSSIYRSHLYELAGFRDIIPPGLMAQIMEGPWDDISGTVDVPLLDIELRRSEPFAALRGMVPVAADVAEAALKLLCRSPDSLIQFEFELHFDSERLVFDFTRGLQVRDDGSARAARNIVELRRFQLDYLGNGELQIYDADTRTLLSRVDAFIPVNCWANHEWFDSEIAKWLKLAEQRALQNP; this is translated from the coding sequence ATGAGTGAACCGGCAGACACGACCGCGCCGCCGCCATGGCAACTTCAGCTACCGGATCGCGCGTCGCTTATTGTAGGTGAGCTGGCGAAGCGGGGACATTGGATCGTCGCGACGCTGGCAACCGGAATGCCGTTGCCGGTTGAAACGCATAAAGTCGTCTATCTAGAGCAGGATTTTTGGATCATTCCCCCGACGCAGGATTCAAGTCCTGCGGTTGCTATGCGTGTGGAGCAGAGTGCGACTAACGAGCATCGAACGAAGATGATGCGGTTCCTGAGTGCGCTGTCTTGGTCGCAGGGTTATGGAATCAGGGTCAGCGGTTTTGGCGGCGGTAGTATGCCATTTCTATCATCTGGCAGAGGAATTGGCGGTTACGCGCTCATCGCCGACTTTGTTGTGCGTGATCTGCCGGAACCGGATGCACAGGGGCAGCTCGCACTCGCGCTTATGCGTGAGGCTCGCGGACTCGACCATTCGGCATATTCATTTCTGACCTTCTATCGCGTGCTTGAAGCGACGTTGCCAAACGGCCGCGTGCGGGGCGCTTGGATCACTGATGCATTCGATAAGCTGGAGGGGCAAGCCAAGGAGGCGTTGGCCAAGGTCAGGGCGCGCGGCATCGACGATGTCGGTGCACATATTCAGCGTGCTCGGCGGCAAGCGATAGCGCATGCGGCAGAGCAGCCGATTATGGATCCTGACGACTATAGCGTAGTGCGGGAACTCTATGAAGAACTGCCCCTCATTCAGGGTCTAGCCGAACGCGCGGTTGAGGAAATTCTTGGCATTATGACACCGTCGTCGATCTACCGTTCACACCTCTACGAGCTTGCTGGTTTTCGCGACATCATACCTCCAGGCCTCATGGCACAAATCATGGAGGGGCCATGGGACGATATCAGCGGCACAGTTGATGTGCCACTGCTGGATATCGAGTTGCGCCGGAGTGAACCGTTCGCTGCGCTGCGTGGCATGGTTCCCGTCGCCGCCGATGTCGCGGAAGCGGCGTTGAAGCTGCTCTGCCGCTCCCCTGATAGCCTCATTCAGTTCGAGTTTGAGCTACACTTCGACAGCGAACGGCTTGTGTTTGATTTCACCCGCGGGCTGCAGGTTCGGGATGACGGGTCCGCTCGCGCCGCGCGCAACATCGTCGAATTACGGAGGTTTCAGCTCGATTATTTGGGCAATGGAGAGCTACAGATTTATGATGCTGACACGCGGACGCTGCTTTCCCGCGTTGATGCGTTTATCCCCGTGAATTGCTGGGCTAACCATGAGTGGTTTGATTCTGAAATCGCCAAATGGCTAAAGCTCGCTGAGCAGCGCGCTCTACAAAACCCCTAG
- a CDS encoding DnaT-like ssDNA-binding protein — protein MGLKITGATANSWQTIVQANQFLTDFVHPLLGISPELSDGDEPYLIESAKEISRMWSFKGQPVDALQPLAWPRKGVVLEGKMPGSDWYARTFPNLDPCFEEYACFIHFENPGLSNVPVLLPEDLIPTEVLEAQAILAAFKVRNITLWQDNAFNASELKLDGVGTIKPANAVAAADAVFMRLARWGSFKGTSIVRPGGAR, from the coding sequence ATGGGATTGAAAATAACAGGGGCAACGGCAAATAGCTGGCAGACCATCGTTCAGGCGAACCAGTTCCTGACCGATTTCGTCCACCCGCTGCTGGGCATCAGCCCGGAACTAAGCGACGGTGACGAACCCTACCTGATCGAGTCCGCGAAAGAGATTTCGCGTATGTGGTCATTCAAGGGCCAGCCGGTCGATGCGCTCCAGCCATTGGCATGGCCACGCAAGGGTGTGGTGCTGGAAGGCAAAATGCCCGGCTCAGATTGGTATGCGCGCACATTTCCCAATCTCGATCCCTGCTTTGAAGAATATGCGTGCTTCATTCATTTCGAGAACCCCGGCCTGTCCAACGTCCCGGTTCTGCTGCCAGAAGATCTAATCCCAACAGAGGTGCTGGAAGCACAGGCGATCCTAGCAGCCTTCAAGGTCCGCAACATCACGCTTTGGCAGGACAATGCGTTCAACGCATCGGAATTGAAGTTGGACGGCGTGGGCACGATCAAGCCTGCCAACGCTGTTGCGGCGGCAGATGCCGTATTCATGCGCCTAGCGCGTTGGGGTTCGTTCAAGGGAACGTCGATCGTGCGTCCTGGCGGTGCGCGATAA
- a CDS encoding tape measure protein: protein MSDTTIRITIDATGAQRGGSQAERALDRVGNSSRRLNGALGSTTIGITTFSRSLAGIKGAGAAAILAGITAKFTEMADASANMEAKLRLATRGFADYGQAQEDVRRIAAATRSELTSTATLYGKLMTSGKGLDASQQQIARATETVTKSLKISGATAGETASTVLQLGQALSSGKLNGDEFRSLAENSPRLMKLLADSMNVPVGALKKMASEGQLTADKLFRAFTDTRFTAALDEEFKQMPKTFGDAFTAMTNLATVTFGAFDKGGGFSQALYNFADQGSGNMKSIADAAYNVGAEIRDTFAGLSDAFQPLFNGAMAVFDAIGFKAQTLRDQVAGILGALDQAANAANRGSDAGGDVLDAILPQSVYDKTKDPTYGLQSNMRGRFERGYAQSRRDRARTKLERAYRERTGDDVPKGWNDQKLTDESRKLGPPPPKKSGGSGNLRPATGTATAPKGAGKKSDAQREAERAAKEAERQQKAAQEFWAIMEENRKIAALMPIEAEKYTAQMDLQRVSGKELTATEKERLSTLMDQTRAAKLLTDMRVANDNGKAELDFQKRKLTMTDKEAAMAEAAWEFESRALEDKVDITGDLYQQQLAMIKARAGETFEIERQNRMLKDRESLLSQYSAFESDRLKMEQFDADRKRLDVLRSKPVADGGITEEQYRRAIDGLDRAVAETATRFEYELGQSIDQLGEQFSGTFGKAISKFGQLLSGLANAAKGDFAGLGPLGSIIDLLGKNGDGSLTGIGQAAAKASQNTLDSLLGRNGQKSALLSPLKSLNSGFDGFKGDMKKIFTGKGPGSVAGAIGNTLGAAASGVQMGQMADGLMKTLGINSSKTGASIGGGIGSIVGGPIGGLIGSIGGGLIGGMFKKKRYGTANITLGDDGYLDSSVTGNKAAYEAAAGTAAGAVMDSIGAIADQLGGSITGNPNISIGQYKGKWRVSTTGRTGKLKGGSGRSDIVDFGKEGEEAAIEFAIKTALQKGVLTGISDFSKRVLGAAQDLDRAVTLATKYENIVKELARIDDPIGAPLAELNNEFRKLREEMIANSATAAELANVDRYYMIQRENMLKDQLSDLKSFREKLMGEGSGLSTKSRLDSKLAEFANYENALASGKSVDTSAMTTLGSDIWDMTKDIYGTATAQSQNIRNRLLDATDSATKYAENIYAHNSTGVVEAVDSQTQLIAEQLKQQQIGNSLTQQLLEAIERGQNITALWNGSAVNGKQAGTV from the coding sequence ATGTCCGACACAACCATCCGCATCACTATCGACGCAACTGGCGCTCAACGTGGTGGCTCACAGGCTGAGCGCGCACTTGACCGAGTAGGTAATTCTAGCCGTCGCCTCAATGGTGCGCTTGGTTCGACCACCATCGGCATCACGACATTCAGCCGGAGCCTTGCCGGGATCAAGGGCGCTGGCGCTGCCGCGATCCTCGCGGGGATCACCGCCAAATTCACTGAGATGGCCGACGCATCGGCAAACATGGAAGCCAAGCTGCGCCTCGCGACGCGTGGGTTTGCGGATTATGGTCAGGCGCAGGAAGACGTTCGCAGAATTGCGGCTGCCACTCGTAGTGAGTTGACCTCGACCGCTACGCTCTACGGCAAGCTGATGACCAGCGGTAAGGGTCTGGATGCGTCACAACAACAGATTGCTCGCGCGACAGAAACCGTAACCAAGTCCCTCAAGATCAGCGGCGCGACCGCAGGCGAAACTGCATCCACGGTTCTCCAGCTTGGGCAGGCATTGTCGTCGGGCAAGCTCAACGGTGACGAATTCCGCTCCCTTGCTGAAAACAGCCCGCGCCTGATGAAGCTGCTCGCCGATAGCATGAATGTGCCCGTTGGCGCTTTGAAGAAGATGGCCAGCGAAGGCCAATTGACCGCCGACAAGCTGTTCCGCGCCTTCACCGATACGCGCTTTACCGCCGCGCTGGACGAAGAATTCAAGCAGATGCCGAAGACATTTGGCGATGCGTTCACCGCCATGACCAACCTCGCGACAGTCACCTTTGGTGCGTTCGATAAGGGCGGCGGGTTCAGTCAGGCGCTTTACAATTTCGCCGATCAGGGCAGCGGCAACATGAAGTCCATTGCCGACGCCGCCTACAATGTGGGTGCTGAGATTCGCGACACGTTCGCCGGATTGAGCGACGCATTCCAGCCGTTGTTCAATGGCGCGATGGCCGTATTCGATGCCATCGGTTTCAAGGCGCAAACGCTGCGTGATCAGGTCGCTGGCATTTTGGGCGCTCTCGATCAGGCGGCAAATGCGGCCAATCGCGGTTCTGACGCGGGAGGTGACGTCCTTGATGCCATCTTGCCTCAGTCGGTTTACGATAAAACCAAAGACCCGACCTACGGCCTCCAGTCCAACATGCGTGGCCGCTTTGAACGTGGCTATGCTCAATCCCGTCGTGATCGCGCCCGCACAAAGCTGGAGCGCGCCTATCGCGAGCGCACCGGCGATGATGTTCCAAAAGGCTGGAACGACCAGAAGCTCACGGACGAGTCCCGCAAGCTAGGTCCACCACCACCAAAGAAGTCAGGCGGCAGTGGCAATCTCCGTCCAGCCACAGGCACCGCCACCGCGCCCAAGGGCGCAGGCAAGAAGTCCGACGCTCAGCGTGAGGCAGAGCGTGCCGCCAAAGAAGCGGAGCGCCAGCAGAAGGCCGCGCAGGAATTCTGGGCCATCATGGAAGAAAACAGGAAGATCGCTGCGCTCATGCCGATCGAGGCTGAGAAATATACCGCGCAGATGGACCTACAGCGCGTCAGCGGCAAGGAACTGACCGCGACCGAAAAGGAACGCCTGTCCACGCTGATGGACCAAACCCGTGCGGCCAAGCTGCTCACGGACATGCGCGTTGCCAACGATAACGGCAAAGCCGAACTGGACTTCCAGAAGCGCAAGCTGACCATGACCGACAAGGAAGCGGCCATGGCGGAAGCCGCATGGGAATTCGAGAGCCGCGCGCTTGAGGATAAGGTCGATATTACGGGCGACCTGTATCAGCAGCAACTTGCCATGATTAAGGCCCGTGCTGGCGAGACGTTCGAGATCGAGCGCCAGAACAGGATGCTGAAGGACCGCGAAAGCCTTCTATCCCAATATAGCGCCTTTGAATCTGACCGCTTGAAGATGGAGCAGTTTGACGCGGATCGTAAGCGTCTGGACGTCCTGCGTTCCAAGCCGGTCGCCGACGGCGGTATCACCGAAGAGCAGTATCGTCGCGCAATCGACGGTCTGGATCGTGCCGTCGCGGAGACTGCCACCCGGTTTGAATATGAGCTGGGCCAGAGCATCGACCAGTTGGGCGAACAGTTCAGCGGCACGTTCGGGAAAGCCATTTCCAAATTCGGGCAACTTCTTTCTGGTTTGGCGAATGCCGCCAAGGGCGATTTTGCTGGCCTTGGCCCTCTCGGCTCCATCATCGACCTTCTGGGCAAGAATGGTGACGGCTCACTGACCGGCATCGGCCAGGCCGCCGCGAAGGCATCCCAGAACACCTTGGATTCTCTGCTCGGCCGCAATGGTCAGAAGTCCGCCCTGCTTAGCCCGTTGAAAAGCCTCAACAGCGGATTCGACGGCTTCAAGGGCGACATGAAGAAGATCTTCACCGGCAAGGGTCCGGGCAGCGTCGCCGGCGCAATCGGCAACACGCTGGGCGCAGCGGCGAGCGGCGTTCAGATGGGCCAGATGGCTGATGGCCTGATGAAGACGCTGGGCATCAACAGCAGCAAGACTGGCGCGTCCATTGGCGGCGGCATCGGTTCGATCGTTGGCGGTCCTATCGGTGGCCTGATCGGCTCCATCGGCGGCGGTCTGATTGGCGGCATGTTCAAGAAGAAGCGATACGGCACGGCCAACATCACTCTTGGTGATGACGGCTACCTCGACAGCAGCGTTACCGGCAACAAAGCGGCCTATGAGGCAGCGGCGGGCACGGCGGCTGGCGCGGTCATGGATAGCATTGGCGCTATTGCGGATCAGCTTGGCGGCAGCATCACCGGCAATCCGAATATCTCCATCGGCCAGTATAAAGGCAAATGGCGCGTCTCGACCACGGGTCGAACCGGCAAGCTCAAGGGCGGCAGCGGTCGTTCCGATATTGTCGATTTCGGCAAGGAGGGCGAAGAGGCCGCGATTGAATTTGCGATCAAGACCGCACTCCAGAAGGGCGTTCTCACCGGCATTAGCGACTTTTCAAAGCGCGTCCTCGGTGCTGCTCAAGACCTTGATCGTGCCGTCACCCTCGCAACCAAATATGAGAACATCGTCAAGGAACTGGCCCGCATTGATGATCCTATCGGCGCACCGCTTGCCGAACTGAACAATGAATTCCGCAAGCTGCGTGAGGAAATGATCGCCAACAGCGCGACCGCTGCCGAACTGGCGAACGTGGATCGCTATTACATGATCCAACGCGAAAACATGCTCAAGGATCAGCTATCGGACCTCAAATCCTTCCGTGAAAAGCTGATGGGAGAAGGCTCTGGCCTCAGCACCAAGAGCCGTCTGGATAGCAAGCTGGCCGAATTCGCCAACTATGAGAACGCGCTGGCATCCGGCAAGTCCGTCGATACGTCCGCGATGACCACTCTGGGCAGCGACATTTGGGACATGACCAAAGACATTTACGGCACGGCCACGGCGCAGTCGCAGAACATCAGGAACCGCCTGTTGGATGCCACCGATAGCGCGACCAAGTATGCGGAAAACATCTACGCGCATAACTCGACCGGCGTTGTCGAAGCCGTGGACTCCCAGACCCAGCTTATCGCCGAACAGTTGAAGCAGCAGCAGATTGGCAACAGCCTGACGCAGCAGCTTTTGGAAGCAATCGAGCGTGGTCAGAATATTACGGCACTTTGGAATGGCTCTGCTGTCAACGGCAAGCAGGCGGGCACCGTGTAA